One Niallia circulans DNA segment encodes these proteins:
- a CDS encoding glycoside hydrolase family 130 protein — protein sequence MKIYRYEQNPLLTPHDVKPHHEGFEVIGAFNAGVTVYQEEIIMLVRIAERPLCDNPDIVKAPVYNSCTSTLEIYEFLKSDPQYDFSDPRVIRKTNQDKWSYLTSLSYLRIARSKDGRHFTIDKDPFIYPSNKLESLGIEDPRITKIADTYYIYYSAASQAGVGEAMVSTKDFKEIHYHGMIFAPENKDVAIFPELINGKYYALHRPVPCSNASPEIWIAESENLLHWGNHQHLLGTRIGKWDAGRIGGGAVPFRTNQGWLELYHGATEDHRYCMGAVLLDINNPAKVIARSEHPLVEPEATYETDGFFGGVVFSCGVLVEEGIIKMYYGAADTSMACIEMDLKEVLDSLTYY from the coding sequence ATGAAAATCTATCGTTACGAACAAAATCCATTGCTAACACCTCATGATGTTAAACCGCATCATGAAGGATTCGAAGTAATAGGTGCATTTAATGCGGGTGTAACAGTGTATCAAGAAGAAATAATAATGCTCGTTCGCATAGCAGAAAGACCGTTATGTGATAATCCTGATATTGTGAAAGCACCTGTCTATAATTCTTGCACTAGCACACTGGAGATATATGAATTTCTTAAGAGTGATCCGCAGTATGATTTTTCAGATCCTCGCGTGATCAGAAAAACAAATCAAGACAAGTGGTCCTACTTAACCTCCTTATCGTATTTAAGGATTGCCCGCAGCAAAGATGGGCGTCATTTTACAATAGATAAGGACCCATTTATTTATCCATCAAATAAATTAGAATCATTAGGAATTGAAGATCCTAGAATAACAAAAATAGCGGATACCTATTATATTTACTATAGTGCTGCATCCCAAGCAGGTGTTGGCGAAGCAATGGTATCAACAAAGGATTTTAAAGAAATACATTATCATGGCATGATTTTCGCTCCAGAAAATAAAGATGTCGCCATATTTCCTGAATTGATAAATGGAAAGTATTATGCACTCCACCGACCGGTTCCGTGTAGCAATGCATCTCCCGAAATTTGGATTGCTGAATCTGAAAACTTACTTCATTGGGGAAACCACCAGCATTTACTCGGTACAAGAATAGGGAAGTGGGACGCAGGCCGAATTGGAGGAGGTGCAGTGCCATTCAGGACAAATCAAGGCTGGTTAGAGTTATACCACGGGGCAACAGAAGACCATCGTTACTGTATGGGTGCTGTTTTATTAGACATTAATAATCCTGCAAAGGTTATTGCTAGATCAGAACACCCATTAGTAGAACCAGAGGCGACCTACGAAACAGATGGATTTTTCGGAGGAGTTGTGTTTTCCTGTGGTGTCCTAGTAGAAGAAGGTATTATAAAAATGTATTATGGAGCTGCAGATACATCCATGGCATGTATTGAAATGGATTTGAAGGAAGTTCTAGACTCATTGACATATTACTAA
- a CDS encoding MTP-1 family protein yields MTKKHIQTCKELLAAFQSNPHTTNPERLRFTNVGLKDVYNITAPFKDDGKGTIAGRVESRDSEESEVHFFTQKNGEWKQRSDTPVFKLQDPFVTKIAGELLFGGVETFPHPTKKHSLGWRTILMKGSTIANLKQFAKGPDGMKDLRIVELLDGTVGMFTRPQGAKGGRGKIGFKRLSSLDKITVEEIDSTPLLENQFAYDEWGGVNEAHALSNGKVGVLGHIARFDNQKNRHYYPMVFMIDPETGYYSDIKIIAARANFQEGPSKRLDLQDVVFSGGIIRKPDKTADLYAGISDAEAQKITIPDPFLPYET; encoded by the coding sequence ATGACGAAAAAACATATACAAACATGCAAAGAATTGTTAGCGGCATTTCAGAGTAATCCTCACACAACTAATCCTGAAAGGTTAAGATTTACAAATGTTGGTCTTAAGGATGTATACAATATAACAGCACCATTTAAGGACGACGGAAAAGGAACAATTGCAGGAAGAGTTGAGTCACGGGACAGTGAGGAATCAGAGGTTCACTTCTTTACGCAAAAAAATGGGGAATGGAAACAGAGAAGCGATACCCCAGTATTTAAGCTTCAAGATCCTTTTGTGACTAAAATTGCCGGAGAGCTTCTATTCGGAGGAGTCGAAACGTTTCCCCATCCAACAAAAAAGCATTCATTAGGCTGGCGAACTATTTTAATGAAAGGCAGTACAATAGCTAACTTAAAACAGTTTGCAAAAGGACCTGATGGTATGAAGGATTTACGAATAGTGGAATTACTAGACGGTACTGTCGGTATGTTTACAAGACCACAAGGAGCAAAGGGCGGCAGAGGCAAAATAGGCTTTAAGCGGTTATCTTCGTTAGACAAAATAACAGTGGAAGAAATAGATAGTACGCCATTGTTAGAGAATCAGTTTGCGTATGATGAATGGGGTGGAGTTAATGAAGCTCATGCGCTTTCGAACGGAAAAGTTGGTGTATTAGGACATATTGCCAGATTTGATAACCAAAAAAATCGCCATTATTATCCGATGGTGTTCATGATTGATCCTGAAACTGGCTACTATTCAGACATAAAGATAATAGCAGCCCGGGCTAATTTTCAGGAAGGACCATCTAAACGGCTGGATTTACAAGATGTAGTTTTTAGTGGCGGAATAATTCGGAAACCTGATAAAACCGCTGATTTGTATGCAGGGATTAGTGATGCAGAAGCACAAAAAATAACCATTCCAGACCCTTTTTTACCATATGAAACCTAA